Sequence from the Chelonoidis abingdonii isolate Lonesome George chromosome 1, CheloAbing_2.0, whole genome shotgun sequence genome:
TCAATATAAATGCGTCACTCAGgtaggtggatttttcacatccctgagcgatgtagtgGTACCGATACAGGTCTGTGTAGAGTAGATGTGGCCTGACTCTGGGTCCTTCTGTGTCCTTCTCTTGACTTGGCCCCGTTGGGACGTTGCTGAGAATCAGGACGACGAAGGCCTGACAGTGTCATGGTGGGTCCTGGGTCCCAGGAGCCAgtggggtggcagccatgatggggaAACTCGCTCCATTCCTGTTCTCCAGTCACTCAGCCAGTGGTTGTGGGCAGCCAGGTTCATCCTCTTgattctccccttcccttcagaaaagtgttgggtttttttgaggaCCCAAGAAGGATATGATGGGTGCAACAGCCCTTCCCGTCGTTAATTTGTTCACCAGTTAgacctaatttctgacacaccaattttggtccattgattCTCTTGGTTACCGGGCATGGCATTAACACAGTCCCTGAGCGATATCAACagacctttttgtttggactcCTTCCCTGTCTGTGTCTTCCCTTTGCACCTTTCCCCATCAGCATTTATTACTGTAGGTGAGGTGCTGGTGTAGGAACGTTCACTCCTTACAGCTGAACTCACAGCTAGGGTACATCTGTAGGCCCAGTTAGTACATTGGGCTTGATCCTGGGATCATCCTCCATGCTCCACGAGTCCTTGGAACTCAAGGGTGTTCGGCGTCACTCAGCAGTTGGAAGGAGGATCAAACCCTAGCAATTAGCTGTGATTAACTCCCTAGCTTGAGCTTTGAGTGCCCAATGCTGCCTCACTCTGCAGTGTTTCTGGGGGGCAGTTTAACTAGAGGGGCGCATGCTTTGGTGCTGCTGTGGGATGAGTGTATTGCACACACCAGGTGCTCCTGGCATCTCACCAGTCCCCTCCTGCAAGGCCCCTGTGTTCACACTTCCACCCCCCTGCACCTCCACTCATGCCAGGGGCTCATCTTTCCCCAGATTCACTGTTCAATTAGTGTGACTTTTACATCCGTTCTGGTTTTCTTAGCAAATAGCGACATGTTGGGAAGGAGAGATCAGGTTTGGTCAGGTGGTTAGTTTGTTGCATTAGAACGGTGCCTCGCGTGTCAGTGTCCTGGGCAGGTTGTCTGCTGGGAGTGAAGCTCTGAATCGAAGATCATGTCTCCACCGCTTGCATTAAATCCATTAGCTCAATGGCCGTGGCACCATCAGCAATCTGTGGCCTAGCCactggagagaggcagagagtcACACATGGCCTGGGTTAAGCTGGGGCGCCAGTGGGtacctgccccagagagctctcctgtttTAATGTTTAGTTTAACTGAATGATAGTGCCGGTGAGAGGTGCCTGATCGACAGCCCTGGAGACTCATCCTCTGTCTGTCCACAGGCAGTGACGGGACCAGTTCCTCCGCCCCACCCCACCAATGGACCGAAGGTAGAGGGCTACGACGCTGCAGGCTTACTCGGTCTCTGGCCTCTCTGAGAGTGACTGCCCCGAGGGGGCCTGTCTGTGGACGTCTGTGACTTGTTGTGCGACCTGGGGATCTCTGTACCTGTCCATCTCCACAGCGGCACGGATGCCAAACACCACATGGCCCCTTTGTCTCGCTTTTTGGATGGGAGACGCTGTGTAAGTACAAAGAATTTACCCTGGCTTACCTGACATGGGGTTAGGTCCCCAGGGATGACTGCTCTTTGGCTGCCCCAGCACATGGTGGACAGGGGCTGATTATGTGTCTGTCTAGCCAGGGTCTTCCACTGGTgcccctcccagctgggagcaCAATGAAGGGGGTGTGTTGTCAGCAATGTAGATCACCCAGTTACAGGGCCCCATGGATGGAGGTGTAGACCTTGCCGGGTGGTCTCCTCTGTGTTGCACTCTGCTCCAGGAGTCTGCAGACGGCAGGCTGAAGCTAGACTCCCGGGTGGGGAAGGAAGGTACCGATCTGTAGCTCGTCACTCTTGGCTGAGGAAAAGTTCCCAGGGTGGCTACCAGAGGGGCGGTGCAAAGCAGGGAGCAGAAATACGAGGAGAACTTCTGCTGAGGCCCCCACGTGGTGAGGGATCACCAGAGCTTTGGTGTAGTCTAGTGTGGGAGACAGGGATATGAAGCACTATTGTTGGGGGAAAATCCTTCCAGCTGTGCTGAACCCTACTAGCTTCCTGGCCCACCAGGCCTAAAAAGCCAGTTACTGTCAGTGGGCTCTACTTACCCACCCACCGCACTCCAGCCTCCTGTACACCATGCACAGAGAGTCCCTGCACAGCCCTGATCTGTATGGCCTACGTCAAAGCTTCTCTACAGACTCCACAAATCCTGCCCTCTCCACCCTACAATGGACCCGTTGTGACTATCTTGCTGCCAGggcccacagcagccccagaggaagggaggaggatttCCCTACATAAGAACAAGGGTTTTCCAAAATGCATGTGGCCAAAATGTCCCCACTGGGTGCTGACTGGTTGCCAAGCTccacaccagaggtggctgcatctcagtggtgCTGCATGTCTGTGGCTGGTGATACATTAGGATTACACTTTGGGACCCTTTGGGGGAAGGTGACATCACCGTGTTACGTTATCTGGGATCTGCAATATGCGCAAGTTGTATGCTGGTGCTTATCAGCCAGTGTGACCGCAGGGCCTGTCTTGCAGCAGTGATGCCGTGTGACTTGTAAGGTCCCTCAAACCGTTGCGAAATAAATTGCAAGTATCAGAGTCCGAGTCAACCGACTCAGGCTCGTGCTGCAaggctaaaactagcagtgtagacatttggactcgGGTcggacccaggctctgagacccaccctgtcgccaggtttcagagcccaggctctagcctaAGCCCGGACGTCTACACTGCTATATATAGCCCTGCTGCGCAATCCCAGGTAGTTAATCCGGGTTCTGAGACTCGTTGTAGTGGGTCTTTCTTTACTGTGTACgtgtctccctcctgccccctctggTGGCCAGGTGAGGCCTGACTGAAATCACTTTTCCCCCTTTATCCTGGCAGAAAGTTTCCTGGGAGTTGCAAAGACATGGAGGTGGGGAATCTGACGGAGACGTGGTACCAAAGCCTGCAGTCAATGCTGAAGGCCCTGAACCAAACGCTTCACGGTGCCATCCTGTGCCCTCCAGACCAGGCCATGGGGCGGACAAATGGCAGTCACGTCAAGCTAGCCAGCAAGGACGACTATTCCTACATGTACATCTTGTTCGTGATGATCCTGTTTGCCGTCACGGTGGGGAGTTTGATTCTGGGGTACACCAAGTCCAGGAAGGTGGACAAGCGGAGTGATCCCTACCACATATACATTAAGAACAGGGTGTCTATGATCTGAGCAGGGCAGGGACACTGTTGCAAGGACATGCACAGCTACTGGCATCTGCCTCCTGTAGCAGGAGAAACTCTTTTCCCTGATCCAGTCAAATTCTTCTCGGAGGGGCTGACACACAGCTCTGTCTTGCTAAGGGACAGCCACGTGGACACATTTAGTGCAGAGGAGCAGTAGCAGGCATGATCTTGCACACAGGCAGAGAGCGCCAGACCTTAGAGGCCACAGAATGGTCAGGTGACAGCTCTGGACACTTGCTAACAGGCCCATCTTGGATCACGCTGCACCAGTTGTGAAGTTCCCacctacctcctcctcctccaaaggaGCGTCTCCATTTATACCACAGGGCCCAGGGATAGGCTGATGGAAGGTCTTAAGTgtatcccagaatcctttgctcCAATGCAAAGGAGCATGGGATATGTGTGAGCGCTGCAAGTTCTTAACTATTGTGATGTTGGATGCCATATGAGATCATAGCTAAATGGATGCGGAGATCCAGATGCACAGTGCACGCAGCTCAACAGTGAGTGGGCTCCTGGCTCAGGCAGACCATGACACAGTTTGGGGACTGGGTGGTCCACTTAGAGTCCAGAACGTTGGTGCTGGGACCCGGCATCAGTGTGTGGAGATGCCTCTGTCAACAGAACAGAGAATGAATGGCTGGCGGATGAGCCAATCGGATGGTTTAATTTGTCCCTCCACATCCTGTCAGTCTCTTGCTATGCATGTGCAGCCTGGAGTCTAACAGGGCTCTGAATAGGGAGGCCTCCCATTCTCAGGGGAGCAGCCAGAGAACAAATCCGGGAGAAGGGAAAATATTCTGTGGGACTGATCTGGAGAGGGGCTGAGTGCCacgcagctcccactgatctcTGTCCTGAGGGCCAAAAGGGTCTGTACGCCACAGTGAGCCAAGCTGTTTTCCCTGCGTTGGGTAAACGGTTGTGCATTTTAATAAATCCTTGGCCATGTAGCGCAGACAGTTGTTGGCTATTCAGAACTTCCTGGGGACAGCAGAGACGGAGCTCAGTTCCTCCTGTTCCAAAAGCACAGGCTTCTACATTTGTAACTGAAAGAGACTTGTTAGCAATAGAGGGCCTATGATATACAGTTGTaatagtaggattttatgtttgtattttgtataatttaaaatgaaaaataaagaagagtaatgtagcatgtattaaatgtattgctGTATGATTTGACCATATCCTGCTGCCAccgtttttgaatagcagaaaggaatgacctaAGGAGCCATTTGGTAAAGCTGCATCAGTTGGAATCTGTGTCTGGGCTGATTTCAAGGAAGTAACAGATGTTTTAAGGTCAccactttgttgtaggtttagcattttaaaatcagtaaaagaatgccatgagtgttttcttttgcattgcaacTTGATGGttctgttcaaaatgttctgtgtaaattaattctgttttgtgtgtaaaTAAGAAATGTGGGTGTTAAGAGCtaagtgtgaaggccatcgcTGAACCAGATGTTCTAGGAAGGAACCAGAGACAGACGCAAGGGCGCCAGGAGGCTGCAACACGTCCCGattgaaatgtcagaggagggcagacTAACAACTCTAAAAATGAGACAAGCACCTACCAATGGGGACAAAatagctgtgatcaaaaccagcCTGGGATAACTTCCtaaaaaacttcattaaaaaaacccaaaataaaacataagcagggcaatttaagaaaacaagcactcatcaaacaataattgattacagcatgatggtgcaaaactcaTTTGTCCCAATAAAGGAAAACCACTATGTAAACAgggtgccttgccatgaaactttgagttcgtcctgccaagacttccctggAACATCATGTCATGACTGACAGAACCCAGTTCCTCCCTAActgtgatcaacctagctggccaccAGATTGATCTGGACTCTaaactggtaactataacatcgactgctgggacagtgtgtgtgtgtgtggtggtgtgtgtgtgattgaatgCATATACTGattgttgtatcttcaataaacgTGGCGTATTGCtgtttcccctgaaaaagatcccgtGGGCTTCTTCTAACAGTTTTGGGTGGAGAATTGTGAAAGGGGGAAGACCTGCGCTGTGATTGTTGAACATACAGTAAGTTCTCACTTAACgctgtagttctgttcctgaaatatgtgactttaagtgaaatgatgttaagcgaatccaatttccccataagaattaatgtaaatcggggggttaggttccagggcagcttctcCTACGCTGCAAGCACCAGAGGCAGGGGGTTCAAACTTCAGCCCGCCCACTCTACCCCGTCCCCGAAGCCCTCAcccttgacctgcctcttctcccccccatctcctccccctttacttcacACACTGGGTCCTGggtcctcccccctcccttctaaacaccacaaaccagctgattgctgcgtttggaaggcagaggagggaggggggaggcacgCCTAGTCctggctcctccctcctgcccatggcaatcagctggcttgctgtgtttgggaggcagggggagtcTGTGCAacgagtcctcactcctccctcctccctcctgcccggggcaatcagctggcttgcagcatttagGGGGGAGGAGCGACTATTTagcacaggctccccctccctcccacctgcctcctgcccggggcaatcagctggcttgcagcatttagGGGGGAGGAGCGACTATTTagcacaggctccccctccctcccacctgcctcctgcccggggcaatcagctggcttgcagcatttagGGGGGAGGAGCGACTATTTagcacaggctccccctccctcccacctgcctccTGCCCGGGGCAATCAGTTGGCTTGTggcgttcaggaggcaggggagggagaggaagcctgcgcgccgagtcctcgctcctccccctccctcctgcctccagaatgccgcaagccagctgattgccttgggcaggaggcggggggaagagggggaaggtgctgatctgcaGGGTCTGCTGGCGGGTGAGaggcactggtgggggagggagggaggctgtcagctgtggagaaagcaggcagtcaaacaacgtaagagtggagcattgcacaactttaaatgagcatgttccctaactgatcagcaacgtaacaacgttaagcgggacgactttaagtgaggagttactgtattgctAAATATTGCTAAAAGGTTATACCATCCGTATAAAATGATAGATCATTTAGGTGTGCACACCCCCGGTCGTAGAAGTGCTGACAGTAGGGGGAGGATTAGAGTCCTCACTCCAACCTGTCTGTCGGGGAAAACTATACAAATAAGATATATACAAACTGTCTAGCTATATACACCCATGGTCGTAGAGGTGCCAGGCCATAATGGGGAGGATTAGAGTCCTCGTTCCTACCTGTCTGTGGGAAAAAACTGCATATGTGAATATACCCTCGGTCGTAGCAGGATCGAGCCCAAAAGGTAGGGGGCTTAGCGTTCCCCCCTCCTGCTTTGTCAGGCAGAGTTTTTAGTGGGTATATAGACCTTTTGTGTTTTGTAAGTCCCAGCACAAACGTGGGCAAATGAGTAGATTGCTGTAAGATCTCAGTCTGAAGGATATAGGAGGGTTGGATATTGTTGTgatttcacaatttaaaaaaaaaagtttcaggaaaggaaccaggaggggtgggggctagttgaggagcccaccctccttgcgaaattggtagtggaacaaagCCTGTGTCCATGAAAAGGGATGGTTCAGGAAGGAAAGCAGAATCGGGCCCAGACAAGCTGGCaggcaacaaattaaaaaaaaatgggaaaacagaTTGGAAGCCCTGAGGGCATCGTGACAGGAGTAAGGGAAGCAGTAAGTACAGGCATGGGGAATTCAGATCCCTGGAACACTACTtggaatggtgaaatctgagttgaTGAAGGTGTCAGTTTGGGAGCTAAgtaagtgatttaaggaaagagtgAGAAGTGAACtctgcagaggctggagggaaTTAAGCAGTTGAacattgtaaaaatgttaaaaaggaaaagTGTTATAGGAAGAAAATTCTTGgattctttgcagccattctgaaggagaaatgggcccttttccaaaggAATGTCTGTAAATTAGCCAGGCAAAGAGACTATCTGATTTACATAATTTGACTATGGACAATTTAGTTAAATTCGCTAAAAGAACATAAGGGGTTTCTATTGGAACTTAACTGTCCCCAAATGTATACAAATGTAATCTATGTACAGCTGTGTAAAAACTAAAGCAGTGTAAGGTATgctaagaaaaaaagaatatgtgtgtataaatatattgtGTAAATATGTGGCATGTTTAGGACCTAAATCAACACTCCTGGTTGTAAAACTCTTGTTTTGTAGGTTTAAGatgaattggttttgtttttaaatattatcaCTAAAATCCATTTGAATCCTTCCTTCAAAGTTGCAAAACAGAGAAACACTTTTTGCCATACACAGGTAACTAGTGGTTTTTGGCTCTGGtgtttagcatttaacccttaaggtaCCTTACTGCTTTATAAGttcaatatctttttaaaagaccaaagttgtggctgcagcagggcagtcaaACCCAGGagaatgggaaaaaataattctggatttgttttttagtaacaaaatagcaaataagagttgtagtaaaaataaataaataaaatttaaatttagaattaaaaaaactgaCAGTGCTCCAGACAGAGCCTTAAGGTGGTTCTTTGTAATCAAACTGTCACTTTGATAAGTGTCCATAAAAACTCTGTGAGCACAAAAGAAACAGTTATACCTTATGTACAAATTAACATGGCTAATGTTATAAAAGTTAAGCTATGGAAGGAGTGTGCGTTTTCCCCAAAAcgtgcagtgtatattgtagaaggggtaaaagaaatgcaaaggcATACCATATTACTTAATTAAAATCTTATTAGGGCTCCAAAGGGAGCCACAATAGGTTGTTTTCTCTTTCAGATCGCTGGGTGTTTTGGAATCAGGAGTTCAAAGTGGAAAGTAATCAAAATTCTGGTGGAAGTTGATTGtgtctgtagcagggtggttaaagccagccctgggagagggctgaggctgggaaggaaagccTGGGCTGATGGGGGAAGGCAGtaacagctggggccatgccccagtcaggcccagctggtccttataagaggctgtgagccagaagcccaaacagtctctGCCTGCctccagagggagaagggcctggctgcagggagctagagacaaggtacctgagtgaagcagggctggggaaaggctgaggagctggggagctcacgcctggaaagcctcaggctgcagcctagcacaaggccaacaggtactggaggttgcagagggcagcccaggggtaggccaaggcagcaggtccaaaccctccttgccagtgatgagtaggctaatactgcagtctgccccagggtgtggggctagacgaTGATTTGCAGTAGCCATATACTAAGGTGAGGTGAGGATAGAGGATGGGAGTTCCTCTAGGAGGGGTAGACCCTGAGGCTGAAAGGggctactgccagggggcagcaccccactTAAACAGGGCaccaggatccagggagggacacgggggtcAGAGGACAAGCAGAtcattggcctgcagagggtgctccagagctggaagagCTCTTTCCCagaacagaccagcaggaggcgccgcaggggtgaatCCGCTCCTCTACAGTGTCCCTTTTAAGACAGAGTCTCTCAACTGCTGATGGCTTtggatccaaaagcaagccaTAAAGCTTCTGTGTCaatgcaggtttcagagtggtagctgtgttagtctatcagcaaaaagaacaaggagtccttgtggcacttttagagactaacagatttatttgggcataagcttttgggggctaaaacccacttcatcagatgcatggagtggaaaatatagtaggaagatatatatatatattttcagagaacatgaaaaaatgggtgttgccataccaactctcacgagactaatcaattaaggtgggttattatcagcaggaggaaaaaaaatcttctgtagtgataatcaggatggctcatttcaaacagttgacaagaaggtgtgagtaacagcagaaaaattaacatggggaaatattttttagttcgggagtggatgagtcattacacagtctttattcaagcctaatttaatagtgtccagtttggaaattaattccagttctgcagtttctcattggagtctgtttttgaaggtttttttgttgttgaagaattgcgacttttaagtctgtaattgagtgactagggaggttgaagtgttctccgactggtttttgaatgttgtagttcttgatgtctgatttgtgtccatttattcttcttcgagcgattgctcatatccattccagttaggtgtgcgcgcgctgcgtgcacgtttgtcggaagactttttaccctagcaacacttgatGGGTCGggtgggcgccccctggagtggcgccgctatggcaccagatatataccccagccgacccagccacccttcagttccttcttaccgcccttgtcggtcgttggaacagtggagcgcggcttagctgacctccactttcctagctactcgtagttctcgttCGTTATCGTGTATgtagttatatagttataatccttttatatatatatatatatatatatatatatatatatatatagttatacgttttttttctttactagcatagttagtcgGGGTTCGGGgatagccccttccctgcacccggttccggagcccatgcccggcctCACCGGGTTTCAAAACCGTGCTTCGGCCTGCCACAAGCGATGCCGAAGGAGATTGCATGACTCCTTTTGAAGTCCTCGGGAATCGCActtgacagctaagtgccccatttgcaaggctttcaagctgagaacaaaaaaggagtgaGACATCAGGCttaagcagctcctcatggaggcagccctcacccctccacttttggcaccgagcgctggtcagtcggtgagcagaagCGCCTCTGTAGCACCGGACCGCACCGGTACACCCAAGGACTCACAGCAATGAACGTTGTCAGCACCGAAGTCGGCTCAACGacgctccctctccctgaggttgAGAAAGGCCAAGACTGCTGCTGCTTCGGCACCGACCGCACCACACCCAGAGAGTATGCCTAAGTTGGACCGCCCGGTGCTGACACCCGCTGTGGCACCGACTAAATCGGCAccatcgattccggtcccacaagggccgtcgagtccggcgcctgttAGCTCCCCGGAGTGTGCCGTGGTGGAGCTCACCATGCCGTCCATGCCAGAGGCGTTCTCAGAGGCGAGGGATCTGATCGCCCTGACAGACTTGGCACTGCCTCTACCTCCGGCACCGCCGGTAAGGGTAATCCAATCCATAGGCAAGCCGACCTTGATTAGACCACCCTCAGTCGGCGCAGCTGACCGGCACCGCTCTCGATTGCGGTCCTGCAGACTCTCCAGGTCCAGACGGCACTCTTGCTCTCAACGCCGtttgcagtcccggcaccgttctactacacggcaccggtcagactcaTGGCACCAGTTGGACTCTCGTTCACCGGCTCATTACCCGCAGCACCGCTCCAGTTTATGGCATCACTCCAGGCACTGTGCCTCCCGAAGCCATTCACTACGCCAGgattcgagatctcggtcgacctcccggcaccgatctgGTTGCAGGTCTCACTCTCGATGCCGATATGCATCCCGGCACCGGTCCCTGATACCGAGAGCAGCCAGGTCCGTTGGAACATCTGCACAaggcttctctgctcctccatggccatccaggcataTGTCGGTGTCCTCCCATGCGGACAGCTGCTATGGCCAAGACCACGATTCCGACGTGCCCACCGGAGTGTTTCAAGAAGCCCGGTTTGAGGACCCAGGACCTcgccagtggtccttttggacaccttgggcgtaccaccaggcccaaggtgctccgcTAGTTCCGGTCCGCTCCGCCTCATAAGAGCACCgagcaccagaggccacagttagTCGTCCTCCTCCACCCAGGATGGAGGAACCACTACTCCACCCACCGGGTGCCCCGGTGCCACTGAAGCAGGAACCACCGCAGGAGCAAGAGGCCATACAAGACCCGCTCATCcctggcatttcatcttcttcctctccagatgaggcagtggcagggacttcCTCCTCGGGGCCGCCTCCAATAGATGGGCTCCTCTAAGAGCCCTCCTCAGGAGGATAGTGCTcaacatgaacctccaggtggaggaggtcccggaggtcaAGGATCCTGTAGTGAGCATTCTGTCGgcagatgcccccactagggtggctttgccctttatcaggaccatccaggaTAATGCAGACACCTtgtggcagtccccagcctccatcccctcTACGGCAAAGGGGGTTGAGTgcaaatacatggtaccctctcgggggtacgagtatctatatgtccaccctcctcgctggttgtccaatcggtcaacgaaagggagcaccatggccaacaggcgccagccccaaagtcaaaggaggctaggtgaATGGACCTACTTGGCtgcaaggtgtattcggcaggtgccctacagctccgggttgTAAATCAGCAGGCTCTGCTGAGCCAttatagctacaacacctgggcagaggtgggtagatATACAGAGCTACTCCCCCCGGACTCCCGACAGGAATTCGCTGCATtcctagaggaggggaaaaaggtggccagaacctccctccaggcttctctagatgcggccgactcagcagccagaactctggcctccggtatcaccatgagacgcatctcatggctacaggtgTCCAACTTATCACCTGAAttacaatataccatccagg
This genomic interval carries:
- the KCNE3 gene encoding potassium voltage-gated channel subfamily E member 3, which codes for MPNTTWPLCLAFWMGDAVKFPGSCKDMEVGNLTETWYQSLQSMLKALNQTLHGAILCPPDQAMGRTNGSHVKLASKDDYSYMYILFVMILFAVTVGSLILGYTKSRKVDKRSDPYHIYIKNRVSMI